ATATCCATTgtataaagaaaacaaaggacATTCTGGTTGGTAAAAACATGTTCCATTTTTGCATTCCTTTACGGCTAGTCGGGTTTAAGATTTTAAAGATGCATAGGAATTAAGTATGTCTGTGAATAAAAAGCCTAAGAATAATTTTATGGTAACAAATTagttttgtatttaatttataaaattaatcatggatatctctataaattttttacagattaattaataaacaacaaatttaattcaaaattttgagcaaaattaataatttaactatcaaataataatattgattgaattattaattataagaatttgcaagatgagtaatttataattaaagttacttaattatatagatgtatcaatttgatgaattaattaataaaacaaccaaaatcagttaaaaaaaataaatataacattttgtgattaaaaaataatgaattataaaCCATCGatgataaactaattataattattaaaaataatctcataaaatattaGTCATAATTATAAAACCAATTAAATTACAAAGCAGAATCGATGAAGAACATCACATACTTGCATTCTTCCTAATGACTGCAGTTTACCCACGAAAGAAGTGACACTTGTTTAGACAAGAGAACTCTTCTTTTCCCGAGAATGATTAAATGGTTGGGCTATAAAAAACAGATGAATAATAATCTTCAAAAATCTTTCAAATTTGCTAAGAAAAATTAGGGCACCAATTGactgaaaaaacaaaaagagacATGTGAAATATGCAAGAGAAGAGAGGAATTGGGTGCACAAAAATAGGAACAAAGACAGACGAGATTTGGTATATAGGGTAGAAATGGCCTCCCAAAGAAATACTAGACCCCAACATTATATTGAATTGTGCAGCCACATACAACATTATGAGACTCACCATGTACCAAGAGGATTAGACGTCGCCAGTGGTTACTAGTGTGGAGCTTGCGTCGGTCATAGGCAGAGAGACGACGAGGTTGAAGTTAGGCTTGAGAGAAGCACAATAGAAGGGGAGGGATTCAGAAACAATAGGAGTCTGAAAAATGTTAAAAGGAAATAGGGAAAAGTGTTGggaatcaaaattttgagcgACAACATAAAAATGTAATGAAAAGTAGTGGTGCTTCCATTCAATATAGCAACCCCTAACTCAACAACCAAATAGTGCTACTACCTATAGATGAAATTCTACATTATGAATATGGGAAGCCAATTTGAATTTGAGAAGAAACTCAAACGAATGATTACTTTTAAGttatattaatatatgaaatttttcTATCACCAATAGCTTCTGCAAGAACATGAGCCTTTCTTAAAATGATGGAACCTACTCGAGTCTCTCAATATGATCTCATGGTCAATAATCATGGAAATGTAGGTTAAGGCACTGTGGCAATCGCCGCAAATGCGCAAGTTCTTGTTTATTCGAATGGGCTGCCCTGGAGCTGATGTTAAAATCCCATATGCAACAGCCAACTTCTCACTATGCTCAAACAAGAGATCACCTTTCTCTTCATCGTCAACATCATGAAGAGCAAAGCTCGTTTGAGGAACATATCCGATGTCTTTGATCCGTTTAATCAACTCAGAGAGAAGGTTGTATATTTGGTCTGATTCTGGATGACTTCTATCACCCACAAAGAAGGTTGTAGTGCTTTTCTTCCCTTGTATCCAACTACATCCCGGTCTCTTCTTGATCCCCGTATGCTTCATCAATGACCTGATTCTAGCTACGTCTTTCCAACGTCGTGCATTTGCATACAAGTTCGAAAGCAATGTGTACGAACCATCATTCTCTGCCCCTAACTCTATCAATTTGCTTGCTGCATATTCCCCGAGCTCAATATTCGAATGGATTCTGCTAGCACTTAGTAGTGCCACCCATACAACTGCAGTCGGCTCCATTGGCATGCTTTTAATGAGTCCCATTGCATCCTTAAGACGACCTGCACGGCCCAAGAGATCAACCATACATGCATAATGTTCTGCTCCAGGGGTAACCCCAAAGCACTTGATCATACCATTGAAGTAGTTCACGCCTTGATCCACCATTCCAGAATGGCTACAAGCATATAAAACAACAAGAAAGGTAATGCCATCAACTACAAAACCCGCTTGCCGCATTTGATCAAAAACATGCAAAGCTTCTTCACCACAACCGTGAATGCCATACCCCGTCATCAAAGAAGTCCAAGAAATGGAATTCCGTACTTTCATGTTGTCAAACACAGCCCGAGCAGCATCAATATCCCCCGATTTGGAATACATATCAATGAGGCAATTGGCTACATATAAAACCTCAGACTCATTTTCATGGCGCAAAGCATAGGCGTGGAGTTGTCTTCCAAGCCTTAATGCACCCAAACGCGCACAAGCCATCAATGCGCATGATAAAGTAAAGGCATTAGGCTTTAAAGAGGTCTCCTGTTTAAATATTTGAGCAAAAAGTTCCAATGCATCATTGGCTTCCCCATGCTGAGCATACCCACCAATCATCACAGTCCAAGTCACCACATCCTTGTCTTTTCCTGCTATCAAGTCAAAAATGTTGCGAGCAACTCTGTAGCTTTGGCATTTAGCATACATATCAATTAGACCATTGAGAACCATCAAGTCATCCCCTGGATCTCTCCAATCCAAGTTGAGAATGTTTTTTATGGCATACGCATGTGTTTGCTTTCCATGAAGCAATGCTCCCACAGAAGCACAACCTGAAAGAAGAGACACAAGAGTAACAACATTGGGCTCCAAACCACAAAGCTGCATTTGTCTAAATACATTAAGGGCTTCAAAACCATGCCCCCTTTGAGAGTACCCAGCAATTACAGCACTCCACGTTACAACATCTAACGCAATATCTTCCTCTTGCATCCTCTTAAACAAGGAGAGAGCACTATCAAAGCTACCGATCTGAGAATACCCAGTGACCATAGCATTCCAAGAAACCACGTCCTTCTCCTTCATCCGCTCAAACACCTTGTTCGCCTCATTCATCTTCGAGCATTTGGCATACATATCCACGAGAGCATTGCCTACAAATACATCATCCACCAATCCACTTCGTATTGAAAATCCATGTACCTGCTTACCATGTTGAGGTGCAAATGCTGACGCACAAGCAGGAAGAATATTCACAAGCGTAATTGCATCTGGGCGAAGTTTAAAACTGTAGTGGTTAGCCATTCGAAAAGCAATTCTAAGGGCAGTTTTTGACTCCCTACCTTGTACATAAGCAGCAAGAATTGAGTTCCAAGACACAATGTCCTCTATCTTTCTTTCAAGCACCTCATCAAACACTTGACGTGCATCACCCAATGCCCCACATCGCCCGTACATAGCCACAAGTGAATTACAAATAAATACGTTCGATTCGAACCCATTTGCACAAACTATGGCGTGAACTGAAGCACCACATCGAAACGACGGTATCTCACCACAGGCCTTGAGAACGAAAGGAAAGGTGTAATGGTCAGGCAACCACCCGAGCCTCTGCATCTGACAATAAAAACCCAATGTATCATCAAGGAAACCAAGTCTCACAGAACGTCGAATCAGTGCATTCCACCAAAAAACAGTGGAATGTGACGGAATGAGACGTTGGAGGAGTGTTACAGCTTCTACAAAAGCACCACACTCAATGTAGGCGCCAACGGCATAGCTGATTATCTCCGTG
This DNA window, taken from Benincasa hispida cultivar B227 chromosome 6, ASM972705v1, whole genome shotgun sequence, encodes the following:
- the LOC120079659 gene encoding pentatricopeptide repeat-containing protein At5g16860, whose product is MIHHYCGSYLNRVLSTSVQFYSTSTISPPTIPFISILKQCKTLINAKLAHQQIFVNGFTEIISYAVGAYIECGAFVEAVTLLQRLIPSHSTVFWWNALIRRSVRLGFLDDTLGFYCQMQRLGWLPDHYTFPFVLKACGEIPSFRCGASVHAIVCANGFESNVFICNSLVAMYGRCGALGDARQVFDEVLERKIEDIVSWNSILAAYVQGRESKTALRIAFRMANHYSFKLRPDAITLVNILPACASAFAPQHGKQVHGFSIRSGLVDDVFVGNALVDMYAKCSKMNEANKVFERMKEKDVVSWNAMVTGYSQIGSFDSALSLFKRMQEEDIALDVVTWSAVIAGYSQRGHGFEALNVFRQMQLCGLEPNVVTLVSLLSGCASVGALLHGKQTHAYAIKNILNLDWRDPGDDLMVLNGLIDMYAKCQSYRVARNIFDLIAGKDKDVVTWTVMIGGYAQHGEANDALELFAQIFKQETSLKPNAFTLSCALMACARLGALRLGRQLHAYALRHENESEVLYVANCLIDMYSKSGDIDAARAVFDNMKVRNSISWTSLMTGYGIHGCGEEALHVFDQMRQAGFVVDGITFLVVLYACSHSGMVDQGVNYFNGMIKCFGVTPGAEHYACMVDLLGRAGRLKDAMGLIKSMPMEPTAVVWVALLSASRIHSNIELGEYAASKLIELGAENDGSYTLLSNLYANARRWKDVARIRSLMKHTGIKKRPGCSWIQGKKSTTTFFVGDRSHPESDQIYNLLSELIKRIKDIGYVPQTSFALHDVDDEEKGDLLFEHSEKLAVAYGILTSAPGQPIRINKNLRICGDCHSALTYISMIIDHEIILRDSSRFHHFKKGSCSCRSYW